A single Nicotiana tabacum cultivar K326 chromosome 5, ASM71507v2, whole genome shotgun sequence DNA region contains:
- the LOC107811426 gene encoding uncharacterized protein LOC107811426, translating to MNWIMSFKSKVQKPLPLHPFSLSLKSFGLHTSLPNLNWCKFQRMIHLKPIHASLKPTQQAPINRTCYFRRKKPFISLCRSKYSNSDGKGDTRQQELLATIVLLQTQKVRLTEYLDERSAYLTQFAEEANCEMDQIGVNAIKELDEAGARIMENIENQMQAFEESVGLNKAEVEENEKKLADFEGQMEEERNEGLFFKNLRQRRSVDKAKAKEEMEKIKQLSRESAGSNTRRTIYLALIGLVVVGIADVFISSPSDWRKGAVLGIILVCLLSQVIYEQSVLSETELERKQTSKEEEK from the exons ATGAATTGGATAATGTCATTCAAATCAAAGGTTCAAAAACCTCTTCCATTGCATCCGTTCTCATTGTCACTAAAATCTTTTGGTCTCCACACTAGTCTTCCTAACCTAAACTGGTGCAAATTTCAAAGAATGATCCATCTAAAACCTATTCACGCCTCTTTAAAACCTACACAACAAGCTCCTATTAACAGAACATGTTACTTTAGGAGGAAAAAGCCTTTCATTTCCTTGTGCAGGTCAAAATACTCAAATTCAGATGGTAAAGGAGATACCCGCCAGCAAGAATTGCTTGCCACAATTGTTCTGCTTCAAACCCAAAAAGTTCGTTTAACTGAATACTTAGATGAAAGATCTGCATATCTAACACAGTTTGCTGAAGAAGCCAATTGTGAGATGGACCAGATTGGTGTAAATGCCATCAAAGAACTGGATGAAGCTGGTGCAAGG ATAATGGAAAATATAGAGAACCAGATGCAAGCTTTTGAAGAATCAGTAGGGTTGAACAAAGCGGAGGTAGAAGAGAATGAAAAGAAGTTAGCAGATTTTGAAGGCCAAATGGAGGAGGAAAGAAATGAAGGACTTTTCTTTAAGAACTTGAGGCAAAGACGATCCGTGGACAAAGCAAAAGCTAAGGAGGAGATGGAGAAGATTAAGCAACTTAGTAGAGAAAGTGCTGGGTCAAACACTAGAAGGACTATTTACCTTGCACTTATAGGCCTTGTAGTAGTTGGGATTGCAGATGTTTTCATCTCTTCACCTTCTGACTGGAGAAAAGGTGCAGTTCTTGGGATTATTTTGGTCTGTTTGCTTTCTCAAGTCATCTATGAGCAGAGTGTTTTATCAGAAACCGAACTGGAGAGAAAACAGAcatccaaagaagaagaaaagtga